aattaaataataaatcattggtgaatattattattatttttttagttatataatttattttgggtACCGTATATTCTTAAATATACAATATTAAGTTAAGCTTTCtataaactttttttaaaaaaaataattaattaaatgataaaatttaatttgtgatcatatacatttaaaaataatatttatgagtTCACTGTTTTAATATtgagtaataaaataatattatattttacaaaatatagtAATTCtgtgtaaataaaaaattaaaaaaatagtatatCTGACGTGGTCCAAAATACACTAGAATCTAtacaagagaaaataaattagttagaCACTGGAGGCTACCACTTCTAtactaaaaaataatgataaaataaatgtaCAGTAGAATACGtctttgaatatttttatatttaaaaaaaaaataagttaactaataattttgttgtaattttttacattttgatggttgtttcTCACTTAATAGATAAGAATTGAGAGGAGATCTTTCGTTAATGTGAAAAAATCATGGTCTGTTTCTGTAATcggcttttcttcaaattttattgatttagttGTTTCGGAATGTAatattcaatggaggtttattagttattatgagtttccggaatcgcaacgacgatAACAATCTTGGAACCTTATTCGAGATTTATTTCGTAGAAACTCTTTTCCGTGActttgttcgggagactttaatgatttatactcgagaAAGAAGAATGAAGAACGagtatttttgtcaaattatcttatgcaggggtgtagaagtttgattttgaatgatagtAAATATTTGTTAGATTCTAGAACTAATATTTCTATTAGTTAGATTTATCATAATATTATtctaactgctcatattttGGCCTAAATCTATCAGGTataatcgtctctctgtttgggatgatatccctctttatttgatagaattttattaatacaatcaatagttttgcttttaaaaaaaaattattaaaataaattatatcttttgtaactatttaaataaaaatagaatttgaatttttttttttatttatcttatcaTTATAAACATTATATAAATAgtttgttaatattttattttgtcattttttaattgttttaaaattttaattatttagttattaaattattattattattagtgaaataattatttagttattaaataattattatgataataaatttatattcatgaatttattatgataataaatttaaatttgattgataaaataataataatgataataatataataatttatatgaaaattaataaaaggcaAAAGACCTTTTTAAACCCttgataaattttgaaatagtcatataattttttaataaatttagatattttgtTAGTCACGTGAATTTAGATTCTTCATGCTGTAGTTCATTGTGAAAGAGTTTGTTAGTTTGAGTGTGGTTTCTTAGGCTCTCTCTGTGTTCCTGTGAAGTGGTGAATTGTGCGTGTTTGAGGGGAGTTTTCAATTATGGATAGAACAATGGCTATAGAGACAAAGTAATAAATAAtagattttacttttactggCTAAAGTATTAGCTACATGTATAGAgcaagaatttaaaataaaaatgagaagaatttctgtttatttaatgaaattttttaatattatttaattaagaaattcaataaattaaaatttttattgaaaatttacataaattttttaaaatttatcaagagtttaaagagattttttattttaataaaaatatataaaaatcaagttatatacattaagttaaataaatatacaGGAAACGTTAAAAATTagtagttaaaaaataaaataaaaacaaaattgcATCAACCACACTCAATGTGTAATCATACATAATACCTATTGACTTTACTAACAGTTGTTAAGACATGTTCTAAGTTACTTTTTCTGTTTTAGTGTGGTTggctttatttttttcttcattttcgtGGAATCGTTCCATTGACAATTATTTTATTACGGAGTTTTCAATAatgctatattttttataaataattgattcAAAATAGTCATTAAATGAATGACAAAAGACAAAGATAAAAAGCTCAAAATGTAGTAGTTAtgtattgaaaaagaaaaacaaaatcttattaaatgttattatccatatatatatatatatatataaacatttaCAAAATCAATGTTTTACCACCCACCATTAAGCTTTTGTCGGTGCTTCTAAACGAATATAATCATACATAATACCACTAAAAGGGCTTCCATTTCTAGTCTGAGTAAGATAAATTGTATTCTTTCCTTGGAGAAGTTGAGAAGCTGGTACTTGAATGCTATAGAACCAATATAAACCATGAATTCCGTATCTTGCAATAGCATTATCCTTGCCTATTAGCCTTGTTGTGAAAAGAGGTCGTTTGACATTGGCATTGTTGAACCTCACCTTTTGCATGCATGATAGATTTTTCATTATTAAGTTTAAGATATAAAAGTAATGAAATTGCTAAGTAAAAAGCGAATGGTATACCTGAAGTTCAGAATTAGTAGCTGATGCCAAGGCTATTTGCAAAGTGTAACTTCCACTTTGCATTACACTTTTAAGTTCAAATATGATCTGCCATGTAGTTGCCTTATATGCCGTATTTCCAACCTTTCTGCAATTTGAATAACCAAtctcaatataattattattagagaaaaatataaaaaagtatcTTGTAGTTTCATTAGTTTTTCATTTTAGGGTATATGATTTACTTCAAGATCTGTGATTTAATTTTGTGTCATAATAGTACACTgtgatataaattttataatagtgTAGAGTTTAGAAATTATCATTGCTTGTAACTGAAAAGATATTATGAGGTACTATTTTGATACAAAATTGAATCACATATCCTAAAATAAACTACAGAGTCTGAAGTAAAAACCCGATGAAACCACACGGTACATTTTTGTACATtttccttattattattattatacttcAAGTAAATTAAAgattgagagaaaataaaatagatgTTAATAAGTACCTGTTAACATGGGCGAagaaccaatctttagcataatTACTAACACCAACGGTATATATGAGATCATTCTTAGGGTATAGATCAGTATATCTTTCCCACAATCCATATTGTCTAAATCTGTATAGGAAAaagcaataataaaaaatgatgcATGATATTAACTTTGGATGAAACAAGAAGGCATGCAGCAATGTGGAAGGGAGCTAACTTGTTTGCTGGGCTATCAATATACAATTTGTTGACGAGCGTTGGGTTTGCGTCTGGTACATAGAATTCAGAAGCAGTACGATCAGGAATGCCAATTTCCCAAAGAGTTGTACCATTTCTTGGAGGATCATATGTAAGTACACCCAATTTGATCTCAGATCCTGTAGTTCAACATGTACATAATTTCATTAagtaattaaagaaaattagttTAACCATTTATAAAACTACTATAAGCTATAAATACCTGGTTGAATAATGACATCAACATTATACTTGTAATCTCCAAGAAAACCAGGAACAAATGCATATAAACTATATTTCCCAGCTCTGatatttttaattgagaaactTCCTTTCTTGTCAGCTTGAGTCCAAAATTGGTAACCCTATAAGTAAATTGAAAAAACATAGCAATGTTTAGCCAAGAAATTCCTCATGTTGCTAgataatttgaaaatgaaatttcaaatttgtTGAAATTTCTAACCTTTACTTCTGTTTGCCATGAGCCCACAGCACCTGGTGCTGCCAATCCCACATAAGCTAAACTTGCATCAATCAATTTTTCATTGATGTATGGGTCACGAACTACTAATTGACCTACGACATTTCCCCGTTGATCAGAAGAAGGGAAATCTTCAGATCGAGGAAAATTATATGGCCAGCTTTTAACTTCAGTTGACATCTAATAATCAACAACAAGCATGAGTACTCAAAATTGCATCCAAAATTCTCATGAACAAAAAGAATGAATAAACAAATAGATATGTACTTGTCTTTTAGCATCTTCCCAAAGGGCTTTGGGATTTTCAGAAGGCGGAATAGAATTAAGATAGACGTAAACAGGGCCAAAAACTTTCTTCCATGGCTCTCCATTTCGATACTCTGTATTTAAGTCCTTCCCAGCATAATGAACACTACCAAACATCTAAACAAAAATAactgaattataattaaaatacatttgtgataaaaaaaagaattttgaaGGGAAATGAACCTCTCAATGTAAAAATATTGAGGCGTTCTACTTATAAATTGTTAACAAGTagtgaaaattttcaaatatcacATACTCACATTGAGAACAATAGGCCCCACATGAGAGGTTAGGTCTTGCTTGACGGGGCCAGCATCGCGAAATTCATTACTGGGTGTGATCATCCAAAATCCAACCGGTGGGTCATTTGATATCCACCCATGCACCTTGTTGTCTTTGTTCTCACAAGAGTACTGGTATTTATCATCCACCTGCACGTATCATTCCACaatattaatgaataaaataataaatgaaggTACACAATAATAAGacgtttcaattttttaaattcctaagaaattaattagcatttattattttcctataacattttctttgatttctaacacaattttctttcaattattttacatttaatcAAAACACTTTGCACACTATCAATATATTAATCCAATAATGAGAAATTAAAATGAAGCTATTAATACTTAGGTCGATCCGGTCCACGTATACCCAAAAAATACAAAGTGGGTCCATCTATTGTTTCGCGATGGAATCTATTTATTTATGTCTTGTAAATCTTTTGAATCCATATTCTCATAATTAATTACCTCTCCTTTTTGTTGAGGGTTGACTGGATTTGTTAAAAGAACAGCTTCAGGATAGGCTAGAGGTTGGCCAGTGGTGCGATCTTGAGGCATTGGCATTACTCTCTGCCTATCATCGGATATTGCCATGTAGTGAAACCTGACCAttgatttcataaataaatgtTCTTGTTGCCTTCAAttgattaatataaaataaataatgataaacaATATTGATTAATTCTCCATTTACTTTTCACTTTGAAGTTTGAAAACCACTCTAATTTGATCCATATCAACGTCAGGCCACCCTTTTAAGCGTTCCATTACAGCATACAGATAAAGCCCTGAGCTTCCACGTCGAACTATGTACCTGCAAAGTTGAAATCGGTGTGTAGAGATTAGACTTTCGTTAACTTTGTTTATTTCTTATAAGGTGAAAAAAGTATGCAATGAACTAGGGCTCACCTTTTGTCTACCTTCAAGGGAACTGTGGTTTTATCCATTGAAGGGCTCCATATCTTAGAGAACGAAATCTCTACTTGGTCTTCATTTTGCACTATAATACTAAACTTTGTAGCTTGTACCCTAAAAATTATAGTAACAATTAAAACTTCaacttgaaaaaaaataagCTTAACTAGAGTTTATAAAGTATTAATTTAGATATGCATTTACTTGTCAAAGATGTTAGAATCTCTAGGTCGGCTCCATACCACATCCCAGTATCTAAACTCCAAGAATTACTAACCACAATTAGAATTTATTATCACAATGTAATGAATAAATAGAAACTGATAAAGGATTAAATGCATACCCTCGattattttcataattcttGGTTTCAAGTACGTTATCcatttctttatatttaattcCGATAACATCACCGCCTGGACTAGAGAAATTGACTTGGACAATTCCATTATCAATCACCACCTTATTTAAAcacattaaataattaattaattgtatagAATATGTCGGTAATAATAGAATACAACTATGATATGGAGATTTATAAgtgacaaataaaaaaaataagatggAAAATTTAAGTATATTACTTGCTTATCAGTTACTTGTAGCTGCACCCCAAGAGCTGAGCTCTTTTTAGTTGTACTTGGAATTTTACTGCAAATAGAACAGTACGCATGTTATTCCTAATAAGCTTAATTACCTTACTTCTCTCTTCTTTGTCACCACAtgccagaaaaaaaaaagtagtaaTGAAAATCACAAAGAAGAAACGAAATAAAGAGGAAGATCATGAGTATGAACCTTGTTGGGATCTTCGCAGAGGAAGCaataaggaagaagaagaaaaagcaaaGACCGATAGCAGGCCAGTTAGACCCAGCAAGCAAATGCATCTTGCCCATTTTGTGCGGAGAAATTCTATAAAATTTGAAGCagagaaaaaaagaagttaGATAACTCAAGAAACATAAAATTGATCAAAGGAAATTATAATAATCGCTAAACAGgaaatataaaacatattttgCTTAATACCGTTATATGCTTGACGAAAATTGATTTTCAATACTAAAGAAAATATTTGGAAAAGGATGAAGATTAAGGAATATGATAAAGGATAgtgatatattttttcttttcactaTGACTAACAATCAATGCTTAATTTGACtcttatttataatatcaattttaagaGTAACAAGTCTAATTacaaactaaggttgtttaagcATGCAAAAATTTGATGGGTGTTaaacatttttttattgttatttcttATGGACATCAAGCACGACAAAAGGAAAAACCCCACTACCACAACCACTTAACTGCTGACTAAGAAATAACAAAAatgtaaaatgaaaaaaatttaaaacaccaCTCAAAAGTAGAGTGGAAAACTCACATTCTGGGCGGGAATGAGGAAAAGCTCCTCCCTACCCAAACGTGATAGAAAGGAGAAGAAGGTGTGGCAGACGACGAGACAGCCTCTCTCTAAAAAAACATTAGAGAGAGGTTCTTTTGAATAAATCTCTAGTTTGTAATTGGCCAATGGTAAAAGAACCTAAGGTGGTTTTAAAAAGAGCAATCAAGACACAAAAATATCTAACATCTCCTATTTATGGTATTTCTATATTAGGATATTCGTTTATGTTGCTATATTtggattttctttattttatttgcttggTATTGGTTGGTATACTAAAATATTTGtttacttattaaaaaaaaaaagagctggACGAGATAAATGTTGCAGAGCATGTTCATGGATAGCCacacaaaagaaatcaaaaagtgAAAAACAAAAAGGAGAGATTatgagaaaatattaaaaaaaggaaaatgagaggTTTTCTAGAGATAACGAGCCTCTCTCtagatttaaaaaatgaatCAAACATCCattttcgaaaaaaaaaaaaacaaatagtaAATAAAGGTCAAgcataaaagaaataatataaagctaatttcacttatattcaattaaaatatttatgaaatcttattatatttataaaaaaaagtatgtcatgaaaaatatttaaaataccttaatgaaaatatagggagagaAGTGCCGAAAGCAGGCTAGGACTATACTGAAATGTGACATATTTATAGAAAATCTAATATCAATGGAAAACTCTGAtgtcattattaaatttagttcaGGTCTAACTCATTGCAAAAACTAACACAAAGCATGCCTTCTTGTTTCATCTAAAGTTAATATCATgcatcattttttattattgcttTTTCCTGTACAGATTTAGACAATATGGATTGTGGGAAAGATATATTGATCTATACCCTAAGAATGATCTCATATATACCGTTGGTGTTAGTAattatgctaaagattggttctTGGCCCATGTTAACAGGTACTTATTAAcatctattttattttctctcaatctttaatttatttgaagtataataataataataaggaaaAGGTACAAAAATGTTCCGTGTGGTTTCATCGGGTTTTTACTTCAGACTCTGTAGTTTATTTTAGGATATGTGATTCAATTTTGTATCAAAATAGTACCTCATAATATCCTTTCAGTGACAAGCAATGATAATTTCCAAACTCTACACTATGGTAAAATTTATATCACAATGTACTATTATGACACAAAATTAAATCACAGATCTTGAAATAAACCATATACCCTAAAATGAAAAACTAATGAAACTACAAgatacttttttatatttttctctaataataattatattgagaTTGGTTATTCAAATTGCAGAAAGGTTGGAAATACGGCATATAAGGCAACTACATGGCAGATCATATTTGAACTTAAAAGTGTAATGCAAAGTGGAAGTTACACTTTGCAAATAGCCTTGGCATCAACTACTAATTCTGAACTTCAGGTATATCATTCGCTTTTTACTTAGCAATTTCATTACTTTTATATCTTAAACTTAATAATGAAAAATCTATCATGCATGCAAAAGGTGAGGTTCAACAATGCCAATGCCAAACGACCTCTTTTCACAACAAGGCTAATAGGCAAGGATAATGCTATTGCAAGATACGGAATTCATGGTTTATATTGGTTCTATAGCATTCAAGTACCAGCTTCTCAACTTCTCCAAGCAAAGAATACAatttatctctctctctctctctctctctctctctctcttgattatattttctagatttttaaaattatataaaatgaatgtatttttctaattttctatgaaaaataaaaataaaactgaagATCGAAAACAAAAAATAGTTTTCTATAACTAAACGCACCctaataaatttgaataaattttttgtgcattttgtctttttttataaagagaaagaaaaatctTGAAAAGATCACATTACCAcgtcaacaaaataaatttagaccATGTAAAACTCTCTAATAGAAGATTCATTTAAGGGTATCTATTAGTGAACACACCACAACGTTCACTAGCTTGTTTGCGACTCTATTAGCCTTTCTATAACTACGACATAATCACACTTGCCAAGGTCGACAAAGGAGGTCACAACACTGGAAGAGTAAATTCACATGCTTTAGGTTTAAAGCCTTGTCATTTATCAGATGTCCTTGGAGTCTAATTGTGTAATAAACTTTACGTATGCCAAATCCTAGGCCAGATATTAAACATGAAGCaaagtttaaaatttagtttGCATAATGTTACAAACTCCAACTCTAACTAAAATACTAATGACCAAGACCTTTTGAAGTCACAAGGAACTCCTCCTCCACCATTATAATTTGAATTACCCAGATTCTCTAtccatattcaatttaattaatctagGTCCTAATGATTCTTAAGACATAGAGACAATATATAGCTATAAAAGTGGAAACAATAGAAAATTTGTGTAAGGAAGCtctaatattaaatttgaagaaaatataaCTTTGAAGCAATAGGCCGTTATTGTG
The genomic region above belongs to Manihot esculenta cultivar AM560-2 chromosome 3, M.esculenta_v8, whole genome shotgun sequence and contains:
- the LOC122723261 gene encoding rhamnogalacturonate lyase B-like, translated to MDWKQCEEQPDYHTKISRVTQHPYQLPSADDLSTESHKWIESRPCSISPTGFADGAIVDGGGGVLFRFFCRRYVWAAGESVRPVAVLVAGGVSVLMVAGGGVSRASSSLISPHKMGKMHLLAGSNWPAIGLCFFFFFLIASSAKIPTSKIPSTTKKSSALGVQLQVTDKQVVIDNGIVQVNFSSPGGDVIGIKYKEMDNVLETKNYENNRGYWDVVWSRPRDSNIFDKVQATKFSIIVQNEDQVEISFSKIWSPSMDKTTVPLKVDKRYIVRRGSSGLYLYAVMERLKGWPDVDMDQIRVVFKLQSEKFHYMAISDDRQRVMPMPQDRTTGQPLAYPEAVLLTNPVNPQQKGEVDDKYQYSCENKDNKVHGWISNDPPVGFWMITPSNEFRDAGPVKQDLTSHVGPIVLNMFGSVHYAGKDLNTEYRNGEPWKKVFGPVYVYLNSIPPSENPKALWEDAKRQMSTEVKSWPYNFPRSEDFPSSDQRGNVVGQLVVRDPYINEKLIDASLAYVGLAAPGAVGSWQTEVKGYQFWTQADKKGSFSIKNIRAGKYSLYAFVPGFLGDYKYNVDVIIQPGSEIKLGVLTYDPPRNGTTLWEIGIPDRTASEFYVPDANPTLVNKLYIDSPANKFRQYGLWERYTDLYPKNDLIYTVGVSNYAKDWFFAHVNRKVGNTAYKATTWQIIFELKSVMQSGSYTLQIALASATNSELQVRFNNANVKRPLFTTRLIGKDNAIARYGIHGLYWFYSIQVPASQLLQGKNTIYLTQTRNGSPFSGIMYDYIRLEAPTKA